One Streptomyces drozdowiczii DNA segment encodes these proteins:
- a CDS encoding GTP-binding protein: MDSENWSDAANGVSYVPATVTQSAKIVIAGGFGVGKTTFIGSVSEVRPLRMEEPITEDSVGVDDLRGVPDKTTTTVGMDFGRIHLAGGALALYLFGLPGQVRFQPVWEDLAHGALGCLVLADTRDLDASHEALGLLEDQGIPYAVAINVFPDAPGYGLAEIREALALDPETPLTTCDARDRTSCVYALITLTEYLAAQRSALSLEPTP; this comes from the coding sequence ATGGACTCCGAGAACTGGTCTGACGCCGCGAACGGCGTCTCGTACGTACCGGCGACGGTGACCCAGTCCGCCAAGATCGTGATCGCCGGTGGCTTCGGCGTCGGCAAGACGACCTTCATCGGCAGCGTCTCGGAGGTCCGGCCGCTGCGGATGGAGGAGCCGATCACCGAGGACAGCGTCGGCGTGGACGACCTGCGCGGGGTGCCGGACAAGACCACGACGACCGTGGGCATGGACTTCGGCCGCATCCACCTGGCCGGCGGCGCCCTCGCCCTCTATCTGTTCGGCCTGCCGGGACAGGTGCGGTTCCAGCCGGTCTGGGAGGACCTGGCCCACGGCGCGCTCGGCTGCCTGGTGCTGGCCGACACGCGCGACCTGGACGCCAGCCACGAGGCGCTGGGGCTCCTGGAGGACCAGGGCATTCCGTACGCGGTCGCGATCAACGTGTTCCCGGACGCGCCCGGCTACGGCCTCGCCGAGATCCGCGAGGCCCTGGCCCTGGACCCGGAGACGCCCCTGACCACCTGTGACGCCCGGGACCGCACCTCCTGCGTGTACGCCCTGATCACGCTCACGGAATACCTCGCCGCACAACGATCGGCCCTCTCCCTGGAGCCCACGCCATGA
- a CDS encoding ABC transporter permease — protein sequence MDLLDAHLVPAVDGVAYGLLLFVVAAGLSLAFGTAGVLNLSHGMLYAIGAYTGAELSDGTWGGLVLGLAAGTAAAALAGAGLSAATVPLARRGHLAQALLTFGIALVGGDLLIQFFGADELPVRVPGALDSSVHLLGHRYPAYRLCFIAMAVALAAFGTWVLTRTRVGAAVRASADDPQMLAATGHNPRAVHTGVLAAAGALAGAAGVLGAPIIGPGPGTSENVLMLSLVVVVLGGLRSLWATFAAAVAVGEVQTLGVSVLPDLAPYLLFAAMAAVLVFRSRFTEPEAHEERGPSSDPVSRLRRLLAARWENRPRAAAAPAPAASGRLGSRLHGAGWRQAVPLLVLLVVLFALPGVLDSYSLSLAGSALALGLLAVSVTVLTGYAGLPTLGQTAPFAVGAYATANLADAGWTVGPVQIVLSALAAAVFSAVTGPAVIRARGTTVLMITLAVGELTSAVINQVKSVTGGADGLVGFPATRALWGGEGMTEERELYVYAAVVAVVAVALTLLVLRSPAGKLLTGTRGAEARMRASGHPVGRYLLVAHVCAGALAGVGGSLMVTVQQYLSPADVGFEIAAFALLAVVIGGTTSVIGALLGAGLIVFTRDWVAGSWPGHGPLLLGALFIAAVYLLPRGLAGLRTVVGRPVPAAPSGKVSP from the coding sequence ATGGATCTGCTCGATGCCCACCTCGTGCCGGCGGTGGACGGCGTGGCCTACGGGCTGCTGCTGTTCGTGGTCGCCGCCGGCCTGAGTCTCGCGTTCGGCACGGCCGGCGTACTGAACCTCTCGCACGGCATGCTGTACGCGATCGGCGCCTACACCGGCGCCGAGCTGAGCGACGGAACGTGGGGCGGCCTCGTCCTCGGGCTCGCGGCCGGAACGGCGGCCGCGGCCCTCGCCGGGGCGGGGCTCTCCGCCGCCACGGTTCCGCTCGCCCGGCGTGGGCATCTCGCGCAGGCCCTGCTGACGTTCGGGATCGCCCTCGTCGGCGGGGACCTGCTGATCCAGTTCTTCGGCGCCGACGAGCTGCCGGTGCGCGTCCCCGGCGCGCTCGACTCCTCGGTCCACCTGCTGGGCCACCGCTATCCCGCGTACCGGCTCTGCTTCATCGCCATGGCCGTCGCCCTGGCGGCCTTCGGTACGTGGGTGCTCACCCGGACCCGGGTGGGCGCGGCGGTACGCGCGTCGGCGGACGACCCCCAGATGCTCGCCGCCACCGGCCACAACCCCCGCGCCGTGCACACCGGGGTGCTCGCCGCGGCGGGCGCGCTGGCCGGTGCGGCGGGCGTGCTCGGGGCGCCGATCATCGGCCCCGGACCCGGCACCTCCGAGAACGTGCTGATGCTGTCCCTCGTGGTCGTCGTCCTCGGCGGGCTCCGCTCGCTGTGGGCGACGTTCGCGGCGGCGGTCGCCGTGGGCGAGGTCCAGACCCTGGGCGTCTCGGTCCTGCCGGACCTGGCGCCGTACCTGCTGTTCGCCGCGATGGCGGCGGTCCTGGTGTTCCGCTCCCGCTTCACGGAGCCGGAGGCGCACGAGGAGCGCGGCCCGTCCTCCGACCCGGTCTCCCGGCTGCGCCGGCTCCTCGCCGCCCGCTGGGAGAACCGGCCGCGCGCGGCGGCGGCGCCCGCTCCGGCGGCCTCCGGGCGGCTCGGTTCCCGGCTGCACGGGGCCGGATGGCGTCAGGCCGTCCCGCTGCTCGTGCTGCTCGTCGTCCTCTTCGCGCTGCCGGGGGTGCTCGACTCGTACAGCCTCTCGCTCGCCGGGTCCGCCCTGGCGCTCGGGCTGCTCGCCGTCAGCGTCACCGTGCTGACCGGGTACGCCGGTCTGCCCACGCTCGGGCAGACCGCCCCGTTCGCCGTGGGCGCGTACGCCACCGCCAATCTGGCCGACGCCGGGTGGACGGTGGGCCCGGTCCAGATCGTCCTGTCGGCGCTCGCGGCGGCCGTGTTCTCGGCGGTGACCGGGCCCGCGGTCATCCGCGCCCGGGGCACGACCGTGCTGATGATCACCCTGGCGGTGGGCGAGCTGACCAGTGCGGTGATCAACCAGGTCAAGTCCGTCACCGGCGGCGCCGACGGGCTGGTCGGCTTCCCGGCCACCCGGGCGCTGTGGGGCGGCGAGGGCATGACCGAGGAGCGCGAGCTGTACGTGTACGCGGCGGTCGTCGCGGTCGTCGCCGTCGCCCTCACCCTGCTGGTGCTGCGCTCCCCGGCCGGCAAGCTGCTGACCGGGACCCGGGGCGCCGAGGCGCGGATGCGCGCGTCCGGACACCCGGTGGGGCGCTATCTCCTGGTGGCCCACGTCTGCGCGGGCGCGCTGGCCGGGGTGGGCGGCTCGCTGATGGTGACCGTGCAGCAGTACCTCTCCCCCGCCGACGTGGGCTTCGAGATCGCCGCGTTCGCGCTGCTCGCGGTCGTCATCGGCGGTACGACCTCGGTCATCGGCGCCCTGCTCGGCGCCGGGCTGATCGTGTTCACCCGGGACTGGGTCGCCGGCTCCTGGCCCGGCCACGGGCCGTTGCTGCTCGGGGCGTTGTTCATCGCCGCCGTGTATCTGCTGCCGCGCGGCCTGGCCGGGCTGCGCACCGTCGTCGGCCGCCCCGTGCCCGCCGCCCCCTCCGGGAAGGTCTCTCCATGA
- a CDS encoding ABC transporter ATP-binding protein — translation MLELTGLTAGYHGGTVLHGLDLAVPAGTVHAVVGHNGAGKTTLVHTVAGLMRPDAGTVRLDGRDVTGQPAHRIARAGVGLVPQGRRVFANLSVAEHLRLSYRPPRRGDASRPSVWTPERVLDLLPRLGERRGNRGTDLSGGEQQMLALARALLGSPSVLLLDEPTEGLAPALVRQVHDLVTTLAAEGIAVLLVSPSPATAAGCADTLTVLTSGRVALRLDGAEARKDPTALHAALELAPAAS, via the coding sequence ATGCTCGAACTCACGGGCCTGACCGCGGGCTACCACGGCGGCACGGTCCTCCACGGCCTCGACCTGGCGGTGCCCGCCGGCACGGTGCACGCCGTCGTCGGCCACAACGGCGCGGGCAAGACGACGCTCGTCCACACCGTCGCCGGTCTGATGCGCCCGGACGCGGGCACGGTACGGCTGGACGGCCGGGACGTCACGGGGCAGCCCGCGCACCGGATCGCCCGCGCCGGGGTCGGTCTCGTACCGCAGGGGCGCCGGGTGTTCGCCAACCTCAGCGTCGCCGAGCACCTGCGGCTCTCGTACCGTCCGCCGCGCCGGGGCGACGCCTCGCGGCCGAGTGTGTGGACGCCCGAGCGGGTCCTCGATCTGCTGCCGAGGCTGGGCGAGCGCCGGGGGAACCGGGGCACGGACCTGTCGGGCGGGGAGCAGCAGATGCTGGCCCTGGCCCGGGCGCTGCTCGGTTCGCCGAGCGTGCTGCTCCTCGACGAGCCGACGGAGGGCCTGGCCCCGGCCCTGGTCCGCCAGGTGCACGACCTGGTGACGACGCTGGCCGCCGAGGGCATCGCCGTACTCCTGGTGTCGCCGAGCCCGGCGACGGCGGCCGGGTGCGCGGACACGCTGACGGTCCTGACGTCGGGCCGGGTGGCGCTGCGGCTGGACGGGGCGGAGGCCCGCAAGGACCCGACGGCCCTGCACGCGGCGCTGGAACTCGCGCCCGCGGCGTCCTGA
- a CDS encoding FAD-dependent monooxygenase: MRGGSIAVVGGSIAGCATALAASRAGADRVTVFERADAELRDRGVGIALQSDRYEELREAGYVAPEMPWAPLTRRVWSVRDGDAPHGRGFGQQPFPFRAYNWGSLWSELRSRVPEGVDYRSGAVVTAVEPADDGVALRLADGHQERFDLVIGADGYRSVVREAMFPGISPEYAGYIGWRGASEDVEGLPSDGLDAHNIVFPGGHCMIYRIPDGTGGHRLNWVLYTTPPQTDGLHPDLRTPTSLPPGRLNSELTDWLRALVADHFPPFWADKVLGTPAGTTFIQPIYDLVVPHYTSGRMALVGDAASVARPHVGAGSVKALQDATALEAAWIAGDSWKDVLERYDAGRGAVGSAMVALARRMGSTQVENTPDWSAMHQPEFDAWWQDQNSGSDRSSGFGGHSLKVR, translated from the coding sequence ATGCGTGGAGGCAGCATCGCCGTGGTCGGCGGGAGCATAGCGGGGTGTGCCACGGCCCTGGCCGCGTCGCGCGCCGGAGCGGACCGCGTCACCGTCTTCGAGCGCGCCGACGCCGAACTCCGGGACCGGGGCGTCGGAATCGCCCTCCAGAGCGACCGCTACGAGGAGCTGAGAGAGGCCGGATACGTGGCCCCCGAGATGCCCTGGGCGCCGCTGACCCGGCGGGTGTGGAGCGTACGGGACGGAGACGCGCCGCACGGCCGGGGCTTCGGGCAGCAGCCGTTCCCGTTCCGCGCCTACAACTGGGGCTCGCTCTGGAGCGAGCTGCGCAGCCGGGTCCCCGAGGGCGTCGACTACCGCTCCGGCGCCGTCGTCACCGCCGTGGAGCCGGCCGACGACGGGGTGGCGCTGCGGCTCGCCGACGGCCACCAGGAGCGGTTCGACCTGGTCATCGGCGCCGACGGCTACCGCTCCGTGGTCCGCGAGGCCATGTTCCCCGGCATCAGCCCCGAGTACGCCGGCTACATCGGCTGGCGCGGCGCCTCCGAGGACGTCGAGGGGCTGCCGTCGGACGGGCTCGACGCCCACAACATCGTCTTCCCCGGCGGCCACTGCATGATCTACCGCATCCCGGACGGCACCGGCGGCCACCGCCTCAACTGGGTGCTCTACACCACGCCCCCGCAGACCGACGGCCTCCACCCGGACCTGCGCACCCCCACCTCGCTCCCGCCCGGCCGCCTCAACTCCGAGCTGACCGACTGGCTGCGCGCCCTGGTCGCCGACCACTTCCCGCCGTTCTGGGCGGACAAGGTGCTCGGCACGCCCGCCGGGACCACCTTCATCCAGCCCATCTACGACCTGGTCGTCCCGCACTACACGTCGGGCCGGATGGCGCTCGTCGGCGACGCCGCCAGCGTCGCCCGCCCGCACGTCGGCGCCGGCAGCGTGAAGGCGCTCCAGGACGCGACCGCCCTGGAGGCCGCCTGGATCGCCGGGGACAGCTGGAAGGACGTGCTGGAGCGTTACGACGCCGGGCGCGGCGCGGTCGGCTCCGCCATGGTCGCCCTCGCCCGCCGCATGGGCAGCACCCAGGTGGAGAACACCCCGGACTGGTCGGCCATGCACCAGCCCGAGTTCGACGCCTGGTGGCAGGACCAGAACAGCGGCTCCGACCGCAGCAGCGGCTTCGGCGGCCACAGCCTGAAGGTGAGGTAA
- a CDS encoding ABC transporter substrate-binding protein: MFFDIPRRARHRRFVRPVGAAALALGLAAVTGCSSDSGSGDKTVKVGLVASLSGTYKPVGTDLRDGFDLYLKTHDNKLGGYKVDLIVADEGDGPPTAVPAATKLVKKDKVDVLTGLVSGGSVNAVLPLVGQAKIPFLGSNARPEVKDPEYVWTTSFMSDEPGKAIAPYVKEKVDGPVYAIGPDYQGGYDELRGFTDEFKRIGGKLANPDGKTKWTPFPKTTNFMPYFAEIAKTDAKAVYCFYAGKAAIDFAKQYAQSDVADLPLYTAFVTEGSVLQAEGQAAKGIYSVLNYAPDLDNAANRKFAADWTAEHDTQPTTYAMSSYDAAAVLDKAIADAAKKGDVTPQTINKAIASLGQIDSPRGNWEFSEKAHAPVQTWYLRQVRPDGNQLSNVMVQDLATLGG; this comes from the coding sequence ATGTTCTTCGACATACCCCGCCGCGCCCGCCACCGCAGATTCGTCCGGCCGGTCGGCGCCGCCGCCCTCGCCCTCGGCCTGGCCGCCGTCACCGGATGCAGCAGCGACAGCGGCTCCGGCGACAAGACCGTCAAGGTGGGCCTGGTCGCCTCGCTCTCCGGCACCTACAAGCCGGTCGGCACCGACCTGCGCGACGGCTTCGACCTGTATCTGAAGACGCACGACAACAAGCTGGGCGGGTACAAGGTCGATCTCATCGTGGCCGACGAGGGCGACGGTCCGCCGACCGCCGTCCCGGCCGCCACCAAGCTGGTCAAGAAGGACAAGGTCGACGTGCTGACCGGCCTGGTCAGCGGTGGCTCGGTCAACGCGGTGCTGCCGCTGGTCGGCCAGGCGAAGATCCCCTTCCTCGGCTCCAACGCCCGTCCCGAGGTCAAGGACCCCGAGTACGTGTGGACGACGAGCTTCATGTCCGACGAGCCGGGCAAGGCCATCGCCCCGTACGTCAAGGAGAAGGTGGACGGCCCGGTCTACGCGATCGGACCGGACTACCAGGGCGGCTACGACGAACTGCGCGGTTTCACCGACGAGTTCAAGCGCATCGGCGGCAAGCTCGCCAACCCCGACGGCAAGACCAAGTGGACGCCGTTCCCGAAGACGACCAACTTCATGCCGTACTTCGCGGAGATCGCCAAGACCGACGCCAAGGCGGTCTACTGCTTCTACGCCGGCAAGGCCGCGATCGACTTCGCCAAGCAGTACGCGCAGTCCGACGTCGCCGACCTGCCGCTCTACACCGCCTTCGTCACCGAGGGCAGCGTGCTCCAGGCCGAGGGCCAGGCCGCCAAGGGCATCTACTCCGTCCTGAACTACGCGCCGGACCTCGACAACGCGGCCAACCGCAAGTTCGCCGCCGACTGGACCGCCGAGCACGACACCCAGCCGACCACGTACGCGATGTCGTCCTACGACGCCGCGGCCGTGCTCGACAAGGCCATCGCGGACGCCGCGAAGAAGGGTGACGTGACGCCGCAGACGATCAACAAGGCGATCGCGAGCCTGGGCCAGATCGACAGCCCGCGCGGCAACTGGGAGTTCAGCGAGAAGGCGCACGCCCCGGTGCAGACGTGGTACCTGCGCCAGGTGCGCCCGGACGGCAACCAGCTGTCCAACGTCATGGTCCAGGACCTGGCGACCCTCGGCGGCTGA
- a CDS encoding ATP-binding protein, which produces MTEPILILLALAAGACVSLWFLRRARAERRRAEEFRQQREQLAQQIRAAEQYVAHIAQSVVQAAASEAQTGRPYQLDSAIPPQLAHTQLANGLTALANQVRSAITMTGRLAQNAAEEQLTQVWAETERQVAQARQESVDTARAAVRAFASSTVHRAAKLSSTISAGVRRHVSDDAYATLVEMDHLAQQMLLTASGYGVLAGDKLSRRWPATTLTDVVRTAMGRVEGYQRVQHTDLESFAVRSRSVEAVVHTLAVLLDNALRYSPPNALVHVSLEHGANAAFLVVDDAGLRMEDERLTWAREVMSGEQRDDITRLGAYPQTGLRVASVLAHQYGFRVELTAPNLYGGTRAIIVLPQELLTTPGPSRPVSAQSLPTARKATAPPAPGRPRSRRPRP; this is translated from the coding sequence ATGACCGAACCGATATTGATCCTGCTCGCGCTGGCGGCGGGGGCCTGCGTCTCGCTGTGGTTCCTGCGCCGGGCCCGCGCCGAGAGAAGGCGGGCCGAAGAATTCCGTCAGCAGCGCGAGCAGTTGGCCCAGCAGATCCGGGCCGCCGAGCAGTACGTGGCGCATATCGCCCAGAGCGTCGTCCAGGCGGCCGCGTCCGAGGCGCAGACCGGCCGCCCCTACCAACTGGATTCGGCCATCCCGCCGCAGCTGGCCCACACCCAGCTCGCCAACGGGCTGACCGCCCTGGCGAACCAGGTGCGCTCCGCGATCACCATGACGGGCCGCCTCGCGCAGAACGCCGCCGAGGAACAGCTCACCCAGGTATGGGCGGAGACGGAGCGTCAGGTCGCCCAGGCCCGCCAGGAGTCGGTGGACACGGCCCGGGCGGCGGTACGCGCCTTCGCGTCCAGCACCGTGCACCGCGCGGCGAAGCTGAGCAGCACGATCAGCGCCGGGGTGCGGCGCCATGTGTCGGACGACGCGTACGCCACCCTGGTCGAGATGGACCACCTGGCGCAGCAGATGCTGCTCACCGCGTCCGGCTACGGCGTCCTGGCCGGTGACAAGCTGTCGCGGCGCTGGCCCGCCACCACGCTGACCGATGTGGTCCGCACCGCCATGGGCCGGGTGGAGGGCTACCAGCGCGTCCAGCACACCGACCTGGAGTCCTTCGCGGTGCGCAGCCGGTCCGTGGAGGCGGTCGTCCACACCCTGGCGGTGCTGCTGGACAACGCCCTGCGCTACTCGCCGCCCAACGCCCTGGTGCACGTCTCCCTGGAGCACGGGGCGAACGCCGCGTTCCTCGTCGTGGACGACGCCGGTCTGCGGATGGAGGACGAGCGGCTGACCTGGGCCCGCGAGGTGATGTCCGGCGAGCAGCGCGACGACATCACCCGGCTGGGCGCCTATCCGCAGACGGGTCTGCGGGTGGCCTCGGTCCTGGCCCACCAGTACGGCTTCCGCGTCGAGCTGACCGCGCCGAACCTCTACGGCGGCACCCGCGCGATCATCGTGCTGCCGCAGGAGCTGCTGACGACGCCGGGGCCGTCCCGGCCGGTGTCCGCGCAGTCGCTGCCCACGGCCCGGAAGGCCACCGCCCCGCCGGCCCCCGGCCGGCCCCGCTCCCGGAGGCCCCGCCCATGA
- a CDS encoding CDGSH iron-sulfur domain-containing protein produces the protein MPNAREPRRLTVEPGGPVLIEGPVEIVREDGSTVTSDRFVVAVCTCRRSRMYPWCDTSHRRHRRPVSPPSGEGGPEGPGGRC, from the coding sequence GTGCCGAACGCCCGTGAACCCCGCCGCCTGACCGTCGAGCCGGGCGGCCCGGTACTGATCGAGGGACCGGTCGAGATCGTCCGGGAGGACGGCTCGACCGTCACCTCCGACCGCTTCGTCGTCGCGGTCTGCACCTGCCGCCGCAGCCGGATGTACCCCTGGTGCGACACCAGCCACCGCCGTCACCGGCGGCCCGTCAGCCCGCCGTCGGGTGAAGGCGGACCGGAAGGGCCTGGTGGCCGTTGCTGA
- a CDS encoding roadblock/LC7 domain-containing protein produces MSDTHANTLGWLLDEQLGSVEGVRYAVLMSGDGLLKARTRTISQEDGEKLAALTASLRASGRAWDEFTGGQGVRQQLIESVSTIGLTTAAGHHTMLSVVTTGPHADVGLISHHMALLVVRLGEQLGTRERTPVLQPDGGPAA; encoded by the coding sequence ATGTCGGACACGCACGCGAACACCCTGGGCTGGCTGCTGGACGAGCAGCTCGGATCGGTGGAGGGCGTCCGGTACGCCGTGCTGATGAGCGGCGACGGACTGCTGAAGGCGCGGACGCGCACCATCAGCCAGGAGGACGGCGAGAAGCTGGCCGCCCTCACCGCGTCGCTGCGCGCCTCGGGCCGCGCCTGGGACGAGTTCACCGGCGGACAGGGCGTGCGCCAGCAGCTGATCGAGTCCGTGTCCACGATCGGGCTGACCACCGCGGCCGGGCACCACACCATGCTGTCCGTCGTCACCACGGGCCCGCACGCCGACGTCGGCCTGATCAGCCACCACATGGCCCTGCTCGTCGTCCGCCTGGGCGAGCAGCTGGGCACCAGGGAGCGCACCCCGGTGCTCCAGCCGGACGGCGGCCCCGCCGCATGA
- a CDS encoding DUF742 domain-containing protein codes for MVRPYVRTGGRVRPDRDVRLESVVVAAPGPAGELGPDARRVMSLFAVGRGGLAVADIAAALQLPPSTVRIIVSSLMDSGHLASPAPAAGDQPRNDLLQKVLDGLRELV; via the coding sequence ATGGTCAGGCCCTACGTCCGTACGGGCGGGCGGGTCCGCCCGGACCGGGATGTGCGCCTGGAGAGCGTGGTCGTCGCCGCGCCGGGACCGGCCGGTGAGCTGGGGCCCGACGCGCGGCGGGTGATGAGCCTGTTCGCGGTGGGCCGGGGCGGTCTGGCCGTCGCCGACATCGCGGCCGCGCTCCAGCTGCCGCCCTCCACCGTCCGGATCATCGTGTCCTCCCTGATGGACAGCGGCCATCTGGCCAGCCCGGCCCCGGCCGCCGGGGACCAGCCCCGAAACGACCTCCTCCAGAAGGTGCTCGATGGACTCCGAGAACTGGTCTGA
- a CDS encoding cytochrome P450, protein MRAVYGPLVPVELSPGIPATLVIGYFQARRILNDPLYFPHDPRVWQEQVPASCPVRPMMEWRPNALRSSGTAHARYRSANTTAIDAVDQHELRARVEKLAEAAIGDFITAGRADVLTQYAWPIAFRVLSSLLGCPDEIGARIADGMSRIFEATDAQRGNEILGQAVADLVELRRRHPADDITSRLLGHAAQLTDEEMGHQLVTLYGAGIEPLTNLIANTQLKILTDEEFSAGLHAGHSTVRDALDTVLYTDPPMANYCITYPPYPADIDGVLLPAHQPVLISMAGCNNDPAISEASGGIAGNRAHLAWSIGPHTCPARSHAYLIAETAVTYLLDALPEMDLAVPAAELRWRPGPFHRALESLPIVFHASH, encoded by the coding sequence ATGCGGGCGGTGTACGGGCCGCTGGTGCCCGTCGAGCTGTCCCCGGGCATCCCGGCCACCCTGGTGATCGGCTACTTCCAGGCCCGGCGCATCCTCAACGACCCCCTGTACTTCCCGCACGACCCGCGCGTCTGGCAGGAGCAGGTGCCGGCCTCCTGCCCGGTGCGGCCGATGATGGAGTGGCGGCCCAACGCCCTGCGCAGCAGCGGCACCGCGCACGCCCGCTACCGGTCCGCCAACACCACCGCGATCGACGCCGTGGACCAGCACGAGCTGCGGGCCCGGGTGGAGAAGCTGGCCGAGGCCGCCATCGGGGACTTCATCACGGCGGGCCGGGCCGACGTACTCACCCAGTACGCCTGGCCGATCGCCTTCCGCGTGCTCAGCTCCCTGCTCGGCTGCCCCGACGAGATCGGGGCGCGCATCGCCGACGGGATGTCCCGGATCTTCGAGGCGACGGACGCCCAGCGGGGCAACGAGATCCTGGGCCAGGCGGTCGCCGACCTGGTCGAACTGCGCCGGCGCCACCCCGCCGACGACATCACCTCCCGGCTGCTCGGCCACGCGGCGCAGCTGACCGACGAGGAGATGGGCCACCAGCTGGTCACGCTGTACGGGGCGGGCATCGAGCCGCTGACCAATCTCATCGCCAACACCCAGCTGAAGATCCTCACCGACGAGGAGTTCTCCGCCGGGCTGCACGCCGGGCACTCCACCGTGCGGGACGCGCTCGACACCGTCCTCTACACCGACCCGCCGATGGCGAACTACTGCATCACCTACCCGCCCTATCCGGCGGACATCGACGGGGTGCTGCTCCCCGCCCACCAGCCGGTCCTGATCTCGATGGCCGGCTGCAACAACGACCCGGCGATCAGTGAGGCGTCCGGCGGCATCGCGGGCAACCGGGCCCATCTGGCGTGGAGCATCGGCCCGCACACCTGCCCGGCGCGCTCGCACGCGTACCTGATCGCGGAGACCGCGGTCACCTATCTGCTCGACGCCCTGCCCGAGATGGACCTCGCGGTCCCGGCCGCCGAACTGCGCTGGCGCCCGGGCCCGTTCCACCGCGCGCTGGAATCCCTCCCCATCGTCTTCCACGCCTCCCACTGA
- a CDS encoding cytochrome P450 family protein: protein MSEQPIIVLDPAGTDRHAEYRALRERGPATRVDVLGVTAWSVSDPVLLKELLTSSQVSKDARAHWPAFAETVATWPLALWVAVNNMFTAYGGDHRRLRRMIAPAFSARRIQDLRVSVEKVVAELLDGIAARPAGEPVDLRTELAYPLPIAVIGRLMGVPDDQLDGFRSKVDGVFDTTLTVEEATANTAALYGALDQLIAAKRARPGDDMTSLLLATRDEEGDGGRLSDEELRDTLLLMISAGYDTTVNVIDQAITALLTHPEQLAHLREGRADWNDVVEETLRHEPAVKHIPMRYALSDIPLPDGQKIARGEAILVSFAPANRHPDWHGETADDFDVTRTAKDHLAFGHGVHFCLGAPLARLEIATALRQLFERFPDISLAVPAEDLLPLPSLISNGHQALPVRLHPTAG from the coding sequence ATGTCCGAGCAGCCGATCATCGTCCTCGACCCCGCGGGCACCGACCGCCACGCGGAGTACCGGGCGCTGCGCGAGCGCGGTCCCGCCACCCGCGTCGACGTCCTCGGGGTCACCGCCTGGTCCGTCAGCGACCCGGTCCTGCTGAAGGAGCTGCTGACCAGCTCGCAGGTCTCGAAGGACGCCCGGGCGCACTGGCCGGCGTTCGCCGAGACGGTGGCCACCTGGCCGCTCGCGCTGTGGGTGGCGGTGAACAACATGTTCACCGCGTACGGCGGCGACCACCGGCGGCTGCGCCGGATGATCGCCCCCGCGTTCAGCGCCCGCCGCATCCAGGACCTGCGCGTCTCGGTGGAGAAGGTCGTCGCCGAACTCCTCGACGGCATCGCCGCCCGGCCCGCCGGCGAACCGGTCGACCTGCGCACCGAGCTGGCCTACCCGCTCCCGATCGCGGTGATCGGCCGGCTCATGGGCGTCCCCGACGACCAGCTCGACGGCTTCCGCTCCAAGGTCGACGGCGTCTTCGACACCACGCTCACCGTGGAGGAGGCCACCGCCAACACGGCCGCCCTGTACGGGGCGCTCGACCAGCTCATCGCCGCCAAGCGGGCGCGGCCGGGCGACGACATGACCTCGCTGCTGCTCGCCACCCGCGACGAGGAGGGCGACGGCGGCCGCCTCAGCGACGAGGAGCTGCGCGACACGCTGCTCCTGATGATCTCCGCCGGTTACGACACCACGGTCAACGTGATCGACCAGGCGATCACCGCCCTGCTGACCCACCCGGAACAGCTCGCCCACCTCCGCGAGGGCCGCGCCGACTGGAACGACGTGGTCGAGGAGACCCTGCGCCACGAGCCGGCGGTCAAGCACATCCCGATGCGCTACGCCCTCTCGGACATCCCCCTGCCCGACGGTCAGAAGATCGCCCGGGGCGAGGCGATCCTGGTCTCCTTCGCCCCCGCCAACCGCCACCCCGACTGGCACGGCGAGACGGCCGACGACTTCGATGTGACCCGTACCGCCAAGGACCACCTGGCCTTCGGCCACGGTGTGCACTTCTGCCTCGGCGCCCCGCTCGCCCGGCTGGAGATCGCGACGGCCCTGCGTCAGCTCTTCGAGCGCTTCCCGGACATCAGCCTCGCGGTCCCCGCCGAGGACCTGCTCCCGCTCCCGTCCCTGATCAGCAACGGCCACCAGGCCCTTCCGGTCCGCCTTCACCCGACGGCGGGCTGA